A genomic region of Chryseobacterium sp. KACC 21268 contains the following coding sequences:
- a CDS encoding DUF5687 family protein yields the protein MLQRFIKLEFKSFFRSSSLATNVIIKIFQLLGMLYMLAMFVFIAFGAYYFPKKELHIDPVLVISRFLIYWLVADLFLRYFFQQMPTQNIKPFLTMNIKKSTLVNYMIGKTFSSFFSWGGLFIYIPLLVILLYNGHSVLGSFAWIFAIIILSFCSNFLNILLNGKDAVVWIIGIILVVFAGLDYYKIISLSSFSELIFTKFYHHWWTIIGPILLMLIGFFIVKKFIKENFYLDKGLEMKQEVGKTESIQFLNKYGVLGTFINNDIRMIKRSKAAKSIALGSFLFLFYGLLLFSSPTYKTAYMQLFMGLFVTGGFLFMFGQRVPSFDSSYYPLMMTLNVPYKEYLRAKWWLIVSAVAVSMVVAIAYAFVSWELYFTFLAGGLYSIGVNSQIVLLSGAYNKNPIDLNARGKSIGKKNNFSFKSILMILPQMVLPMAVFAGTKYLFGTTAAVASLGFLGLIGFLFREKFFDFIVKLYKKEKYSTIKAFKGN from the coding sequence TATTCATTGCTTTTGGCGCTTACTATTTTCCGAAGAAGGAACTGCACATCGACCCAGTGTTGGTCATCAGCAGATTTTTGATCTATTGGCTGGTCGCTGATCTTTTTCTGAGATATTTTTTCCAGCAGATGCCGACGCAGAACATCAAACCATTTTTGACGATGAACATCAAGAAAAGTACACTCGTGAATTATATGATCGGCAAAACATTTTCGTCATTCTTCAGTTGGGGTGGACTTTTCATCTACATTCCACTTTTGGTGATCTTGCTTTATAATGGACATTCGGTTCTGGGAAGCTTTGCTTGGATCTTTGCCATTATCATTTTAAGTTTCTGCAGCAATTTCCTTAATATCCTTCTGAATGGAAAAGACGCTGTGGTTTGGATTATCGGAATCATTTTGGTCGTGTTTGCAGGCTTGGATTATTACAAAATCATTTCGCTATCTTCATTTTCGGAATTGATCTTCACTAAGTTTTACCATCATTGGTGGACGATCATTGGTCCAATTTTATTGATGTTGATCGGCTTTTTCATCGTTAAAAAATTCATCAAAGAGAATTTCTATCTGGACAAAGGTTTGGAAATGAAACAGGAAGTAGGGAAGACAGAAAGTATTCAATTTCTCAATAAATACGGCGTTCTCGGAACATTTATTAATAATGACATTAGAATGATCAAACGTAGCAAAGCCGCGAAATCTATTGCCTTGGGAAGTTTCCTGTTTTTGTTCTACGGCTTGCTTCTGTTCAGTTCTCCGACTTACAAAACCGCTTATATGCAGCTGTTTATGGGATTGTTCGTAACAGGTGGATTTCTTTTTATGTTCGGACAAAGAGTGCCATCGTTCGATAGTTCCTATTATCCATTGATGATGACTTTGAATGTGCCCTACAAAGAATATCTGCGTGCCAAATGGTGGCTCATCGTAAGTGCAGTTGCCGTGAGTATGGTTGTTGCGATTGCTTATGCATTTGTGAGTTGGGAATTGTATTTTACATTTCTAGCGGGCGGACTTTACAGTATCGGCGTCAATTCGCAGATCGTCTTGCTCTCAGGAGCGTATAACAAAAATCCGATTGACCTAAATGCAAGAGGAAAATCCATCGGAAAGAAAAACAATTTCAGTTTCAAAAGTATCTTAATGATCTTGCCTCAAATGGTGTTGCCAATGGCGGTTTTCGCGGGAACAAAATATTTATTCGGAACCACAGCAGCTGTAGCCAGTCTCGGTTTTCTTGGATTGATCGGGTTTCTTTTCAGGGAAAAATTCTTCGATTTCATTGTTAAACTTTATAAGAAGGAAAAATATTCCACCATCAAAGCTTTCAAAGGAAATTAA
- a CDS encoding ABC transporter ATP-binding protein, with the protein MITINNLSKVYENKKVLSIESLDFQKGQTIGLVGNNGAGKTTLFSLILDLIETTSGFVAIDQEKVNESENWKNKVGAFIDETFLIGYLTPEEYFYFLGELRGQTKIQVDEFLKNFNDFFNGEILNAKKYIRDLSKGNMKKVGIIGALIGTPQIIILDEPFANLDPSTQIKLKNLIRDWSKNSDSTFLISSHDLAHTTEVCERIVVINKGELVRDIQTSPETLRDLEQYFADQVSVN; encoded by the coding sequence ATGATCACAATAAATAACCTCTCCAAAGTTTACGAAAACAAAAAAGTCCTAAGCATAGAATCCCTGGATTTCCAAAAAGGGCAAACCATTGGTCTCGTCGGGAACAATGGTGCTGGAAAGACGACCTTATTCAGTCTGATCCTTGACTTGATCGAAACCACTTCCGGTTTTGTTGCCATTGACCAGGAAAAAGTCAACGAATCCGAAAACTGGAAAAACAAAGTCGGCGCTTTCATCGATGAAACTTTTCTGATCGGCTACCTGACTCCAGAAGAATATTTCTATTTCCTCGGCGAACTCAGAGGTCAAACCAAGATCCAAGTCGACGAATTCCTGAAAAACTTCAACGATTTCTTTAACGGCGAAATCCTGAATGCCAAAAAATACATCCGAGATCTTTCTAAAGGAAATATGAAGAAAGTCGGGATCATCGGCGCATTGATTGGAACACCTCAGATCATTATCCTCGATGAGCCTTTTGCCAACTTGGATCCATCAACACAGATTAAACTTAAAAATTTAATTAGAGATTGGTCTAAGAATTCAGATTCCACATTCCTGATTTCCAGCCACGATCTGGCGCACACCACAGAAGTTTGCGAAAGGATCGTGGTTATCAACAAAGGCGAATTGGTAAGAGACATCCAAACTTCTCCGGAAACTTTGAGAGATCTGGAGCAATATTTTGCAGACCAGGTTTCTGTTAATTAA